In Drosophila miranda strain MSH22 chromosome XR, D.miranda_PacBio2.1, whole genome shotgun sequence, the genomic window CGGAGTGCTCGATGTTGTCGGTCAACAGGGCATTGCAGCTCAGGCCGCACTCGTTGTAGGAGAAGCGACCGGTGGGGGGAGCGCACCAGTAGTAGTCGTTGATCTGGAAGATGCCGTAGTCGTTGGAGCCGTTGTAGTTCTCGGGTCCGACCACTCCGGTGCGGTAGGAGCTCTCGTGCTCGGCAATGCAGGTCCACTTGTCCAGCTGATCGCGGGGGACGCCCAGGTCGGACATCTCGCGGGCCAGGGAGCAACGGTCCATGGTGCGACCGAAAGCGGGAgcggccagagccagagcaaacAGAACGATGAAAGCCTTCATGATGATTTCAATTATTGGAAACTGATGTCGAAATGGAGAGTGGCGTGTGCTTTTATAGTCCGCAATTATCTCGATTTTCGCCATTTGTGGAGTACTATCTCGAGTGTGGTCCTATCGGAACTTGAAGCTAAGGAGGCGTCTAGTAAAATTAATCACACTATCGCCACTCAAGTGGGGCCCTTAATCGTGCGATCCTCCAAATGTCGCGACAGCTAAAGAAAAAGCATCAGGGGCCAAGATTAGCCTCATCTTTGTCGGGGGTTTTTGGGGCACAAGgtattaattttttgttaagtTAAACGTTTGCTCTTCAAGCCATTAACCTTGTTAGCATCCCCTCCGTCTCCGCTGGGCAATTACTGCCTCTTCAGTGGGCAGATGTGGCACGGAGTACACGAGCGGCGCAGCTCTGCTTCCGACTTTAGGTCCAACTCGGGCTCCACTTTTGAGTACTTGAGTGAGACCTTTGGTAGAAGAAGAACTCCTCTGTTTGGGCTATGGCTTGTAACGGGCATGCGTTCGATCGTAAAACCACTGACTCGACAACGAGCCCCCAAGGCTACCACACATCATCAACTTccacatcaacatcaacatgaACATCATCACAGAGCGCCaagaggcaagagcgaagagCGAAGAGCCAAGAGCTGTGCTGCACATTGCTTTCCCAATGGATGGATTGGGCGGAGGAGGTAGACTCTAACGCCAACTCCAGCTGtaactctgactctgactaaCGATACAACCACAAGTATGCAAACGACAGAGAGCCTCAGCTGTTGTTACATTAACCCCATTCGAGTGTAAGACTTTTGAGGAGGCGTtcagacgaacagacggacgggacgggacggtGCATTGCTGGGTAGCGGTATTCCTGGGGCCTGAGGCCTGAGGCATGCGGCCTGACCCGCCACTCGAAGAGACCCCGAGGAGGGGTTCGACCACAGATTTCCACACAGGTGAGGCGGAGTGCTTCTTTTTGGGATGTATCTATATGTATCTCCCCGACTAAGACACTACGACACTACgactacgactctgccaagaaAGTTGTTAACCTTTCGCATGTGGCGTGCGGTTAACAGCAAAGACAAATGACAAAAGGCTACTGTAAAAGCAGTCGAGAGATGAAGATTGGCGACTGGAGATGGGGAGCGATGGGAGATGGGAGATGGAAGACGCCTGATGAAAGATGGAATAGCTATTAGACAAAGTTGTTTCAAGTTTCAAGTTGAGGCCTTTGAAGCGTGACCCTCTTTGAGCCCCCCATGAATTAAAGATGAATTCACGATATTAATGATAATTTGTGAACATTCGAGGAGAGCCTTCTCATCGCCAATGAGTGGCCGATTCTTTTGAAGGCGAAGAAAGAATGTTTCTCACTTTTACTTTTTGTTTCGCTGATTTATCGACGACTCCACTCCACCGTCTTCACAGTCATCCCCAAAAGTGTGTCATCTAACAGTTGATTCTTCAAGAAGAGAAGAGAATCTCCAATAGACCAACACACAAgagcagaccagaccagaccagacctcATTGCCTATgcatgaggcatgaggcatggGGTCGCTCTCAAAGTGGTGTCCCCTTGGAGGCCCAGGCCAATTAGGCAAAGCATCATTTCCCCCTCAAGAATCCACTAATTATCGTTCGAACTTTCGGAAAAAGCAAACCACTGTTAGAATAATGGCCAAGAAAAGTTCTTCTACTTTCAAACGGTTCTCCAATCGGAGATGCGATCAAAGCCAATTACCGAACGGCCAACGTCAGTGGTTCGATATTTGTAAACAAACATTTCAGATTAAAGTTGATTGATCAATCGGGTTTCGGCCACGGCCATATCGCAGCCGCAGACCAATTGACGGCAGCCCCAATGTGCCTTATCGCCCTACCGTCACGGCCCTCCTCCTCGAGTGGCTAGATAAGGCGACAGCCCTCGGAAAAGTGCTATAAAAACGCCAATTGCGAGGACCTCATCATCAGTTTACTACCGTATTCCGAaccaacaaaacaaaatgaagGCTTTCATCGTTCTGGTTGCCCTGGCTCTGGCCGCTCCCGCTTTCGGTCGCACCATGGATCGTTGCTCCCTGGCCCGCGAGATGTCCGACCTGGGCGTCCCCCGCGATCAGCTGGCCCGCTGGACCTGCATTGCCGAGCACGAGAGCTCCTACCGCACCGGAGTGGTCGGACCCGAGAACTACAACGGCTCCAACGACTACGGCATCTTCCAGATCAACGACTACTACTGGTGCGCTCCCCCCAGCGGTCGCTTCTCCTACAACGAGTGCGGCCTGAGCTGCAACTCCCTGTTGACCGACAACATCGAGCACTCCGTGCGTTGCGCCCAGAAGGTCCTCTCCCAGCAGGGATGGTCCGCTTGGTCCACCTGGAAGTACTGCGACGGCTCCCTGCCCTCCATCAACGACTGCTTCTAAGCTCTGATTCCGACCCCTGAATAAAATGATTGCATAAAACGAGTATCTGTTGAATTCTGTGACACTTTTGAATAGTATAAGTTTCTCTTTGGAGTCTCTGAATCCGG contains:
- the LOC108152465 gene encoding lysozyme A/C-like, with product MKAFIVLFALALAAPAFGRTMDRCSLAREMSDLGVPRDQLDKWTCIAEHESSYRTGVVGPENYNGSNDYGIFQINDYYWCAPPTGRFSYNECGLSCNALLTDNIEHSVRCAQKVLSQQGWSAWSTWKYCDGSLPSINDCF
- the LOC108152473 gene encoding lysozyme D-like; amino-acid sequence: MKAFIVLVALALAAPAFGRTMDRCSLAREMSDLGVPRDQLARWTCIAEHESSYRTGVVGPENYNGSNDYGIFQINDYYWCAPPSGRFSYNECGLSCNSLLTDNIEHSVRCAQKVLSQQGWSAWSTWKYCDGSLPSINDCF